The following are encoded in a window of Mycobacterium decipiens genomic DNA:
- a CDS encoding DUF2710 family protein, producing the protein MVSGSGSRAQLSDRDLVESVLKELSEAADRWEALVAQAQTVTYTVDLGDIHAVANSDGRLLKLTLHPDVLTGYGHNELADRLNLAIAALRDEAEAENQARYPGLQ; encoded by the coding sequence ATGGTGTCGGGGTCGGGTAGTCGCGCGCAGCTAAGCGACCGAGATCTGGTCGAATCCGTGTTAAAGGAACTCAGCGAGGCAGCCGACAGGTGGGAAGCGCTTGTCGCGCAGGCCCAGACCGTCACCTACACCGTGGATCTCGGAGATATTCACGCCGTTGCAAATTCTGACGGACGGTTGCTCAAGTTGACGTTACATCCCGACGTGCTGACCGGCTATGGCCACAACGAGCTGGCCGACCGGTTGAACCTCGCCATCGCAGCGCTGCGCGACGAGGCAGAGGCCGAGAACCAGGCACGGTACCCCGGCCTGCAGTGA
- a CDS encoding DUF2694 family protein, with protein MTDANPAFDTVHPSGHILVRSCRGGYMHSVALGEAAMETDAETLAEGILLTADVSCLKALLEVRDEIVAAGHTPSAEVPMPGDLDAAIEKLLAHRLRRRGR; from the coding sequence ATGACTGACGCCAATCCCGCCTTCGACACCGTTCACCCCAGCGGCCACATCCTGGTCCGTTCCTGTCGCGGCGGATATATGCATAGCGTCGCGCTGGGCGAGGCGGCGATGGAGACCGACGCAGAAACTCTGGCGGAGGGCATTTTGCTGACCGCCGACGTGTCGTGCCTCAAGGCACTGCTGGAAGTGCGCGACGAGATCGTCGCGGCCGGACACACCCCGTCGGCGGAGGTTCCAATGCCCGGCGATCTCGATGCGGCGATCGAAAAGCTGCTGGCGCATCGGCTGCGCCGGCGCGGCCGCTAA
- a CDS encoding DUF4226 domain-containing protein has product MSEQAGFSVAAVRARQAALAGQHSAAADADDVLADALASAHAVLRDGIRRLDTIAAEIDRAVADQAALAIDTPLGAREFQSFLVGKEREIATIVADAHELDRAKSALLEALRARYAGPAG; this is encoded by the coding sequence ATGTCGGAGCAAGCCGGATTTTCGGTAGCCGCCGTTCGGGCGCGGCAGGCGGCGCTGGCGGGACAACACAGCGCGGCCGCCGATGCCGACGACGTGCTGGCCGATGCGCTGGCCAGCGCGCATGCGGTGCTGCGGGATGGCATTCGCCGGTTGGATACGATCGCCGCCGAGATCGACCGTGCGGTAGCCGACCAGGCTGCACTAGCCATCGATACGCCGTTGGGGGCGCGTGAGTTTCAGTCGTTTCTAGTTGGCAAAGAACGCGAGATCGCGACGATCGTGGCGGATGCCCACGAGCTCGATCGCGCGAAAAGCGCCTTGTTGGAGGCGCTACGGGCGCGGTACGCCGGCCCCGCGGGCTAA
- a CDS encoding DUF4226 domain-containing protein, protein MSTLTDLLAAVEAVRDATGDPNEWQTGLTPTEVAAVLTPTTRSEQLDAILAKIRQHHPTVFNPATATLPTHPGKQEVPGAPTDRQHGDAAEAIAAAEAALAHQNSASAQLDMQVISAILNAHRNAVEGGETLNRLQQETEAAVRTRSDLDTPAGARDFQRFLIGKLRDIRAVVATASLDDTSKAALMAAWTALYGAAKTGPNGADERPRASVAPDPAPVRGDTQFPTLCPDAGWDPSLDSLLFDDPGPLAGDLPPQGPTSPAMPMMPAMPSIPNIGAGPVPSSAMGSMPGGPGGFPLSGLLRGTGIEPGGPDDGRLESTDPNPQDHASDDEPDERTGDAQKDAASENPESPPAGPTTVTLPNGDTVTAASPQLAAAIKAAAGGAPIADAFQRQGITIPPPGTAVANPIDPSQVVPGDIGMLTDRHALALGRSKALLDGQIQHISTVSGPSFLGWEHPPTSATATAPARTETPTPTRPAATSTGLN, encoded by the coding sequence ATGTCGACGCTTACCGATCTTCTCGCCGCCGTCGAAGCCGTCCGGGACGCCACCGGCGATCCGAACGAGTGGCAGACCGGTCTGACGCCGACAGAGGTGGCTGCCGTCCTCACGCCCACGACGCGTTCGGAGCAGCTGGACGCGATCCTGGCCAAAATCCGCCAACACCATCCCACCGTTTTCAACCCGGCGACCGCAACGTTGCCAACGCATCCCGGGAAGCAAGAGGTGCCCGGCGCCCCGACGGATCGACAGCACGGCGACGCCGCCGAGGCGATCGCAGCTGCGGAAGCGGCTCTAGCACACCAGAATTCGGCAAGCGCTCAGCTCGACATGCAGGTGATCTCGGCAATCCTGAATGCACACCGCAACGCCGTCGAGGGTGGCGAGACGTTGAACAGGCTGCAGCAAGAGACCGAAGCCGCGGTGCGAACGCGTTCGGATCTGGATACGCCGGCGGGCGCACGCGATTTCCAGCGGTTCCTGATCGGCAAGCTCAGGGACATCCGCGCGGTGGTCGCGACCGCAAGCCTCGACGACACGTCGAAGGCGGCCCTGATGGCAGCCTGGACGGCGCTGTACGGCGCCGCCAAGACCGGACCGAACGGCGCCGATGAACGTCCGCGGGCATCGGTTGCGCCCGATCCCGCACCCGTGCGCGGCGACACCCAGTTCCCGACGTTGTGCCCGGACGCCGGGTGGGATCCATCGCTCGATTCGCTGCTGTTCGACGATCCTGGCCCGCTGGCTGGAGACTTGCCGCCGCAAGGACCCACCTCGCCGGCGATGCCGATGATGCCGGCGATGCCAAGCATCCCCAACATTGGTGCGGGACCGGTGCCGAGCTCGGCGATGGGTTCCATGCCCGGTGGGCCAGGTGGTTTTCCGCTTTCCGGCCTGCTCCGGGGAACCGGAATCGAGCCGGGCGGCCCCGACGATGGGCGACTGGAATCCACCGACCCGAATCCGCAAGACCACGCATCCGACGACGAGCCCGACGAGCGCACCGGCGATGCGCAAAAGGACGCGGCATCGGAGAATCCGGAGTCGCCGCCGGCAGGTCCCACTACCGTCACACTTCCCAACGGCGATACTGTGACGGCCGCCAGCCCCCAGCTGGCCGCCGCCATCAAGGCCGCGGCGGGCGGAGCGCCGATCGCAGATGCGTTCCAACGACAGGGAATTACCATTCCGCCGCCGGGAACCGCGGTTGCCAACCCGATAGACCCGTCGCAGGTCGTTCCGGGTGACATCGGTATGTTGACCGATCGCCACGCGCTTGCCCTCGGTCGTAGCAAGGCCCTGCTGGATGGCCAGATTCAACACATCTCCACCGTGAGCGGGCCAAGCTTTCTAGGCTGGGAGCATCCGCCAACGTCGGCGACCGCGACCGCGCCCGCCAGAACCGAAACACCGACACCAACCCGGCCGGCCGCCACGTCGACCGGCTTGAATTAG
- a CDS encoding DUF5631 domain-containing protein, with product MAIFGFRTARQRLRRATRQSLTVPPFSSPLDCTPWVTGGLWPAELSAATGETAALAEYLKADLDRIASAANDKLSSIRRAGIAAAVRRAEEAAVIDEARALAVRRVDSTVRQLRQVMPDVPAGSPPPEAAGAFGEAAEDEATEEAATAPESDDERLQRLTVFVARQEPRLNWAVGDYADGTTMLVTDLAHGWIPPGITLPEGVRLLGPERRTGKVAVLLGDAMRSVSYSPGDSLRWSDNLDAPKAATQPRELSAVDDLGAVLTAATHCRDGLPPMVHTLARAAAAGTGVAEAEIDLLRVHLDTARYQILDQYPDVDPALLLNCMLLATTEGLVAEERVSANYHLAWFRKLTAPQQHGAFV from the coding sequence GTGGCGATCTTCGGTTTCAGGACAGCGCGCCAACGCCTCCGGAGAGCGACGCGGCAATCCCTGACGGTTCCGCCCTTCAGCTCTCCCCTAGATTGCACCCCCTGGGTTACTGGAGGGCTCTGGCCCGCCGAGCTGTCTGCGGCCACCGGCGAAACGGCAGCGCTCGCAGAGTATCTCAAGGCCGACTTGGACCGGATCGCCAGCGCGGCCAACGACAAGCTGAGCAGCATCAGGCGAGCGGGAATCGCGGCTGCGGTCCGGCGGGCCGAGGAAGCTGCGGTGATCGACGAAGCCCGTGCACTGGCCGTGCGGCGAGTCGACTCGACAGTTCGTCAGCTGCGCCAGGTGATGCCGGACGTGCCCGCGGGATCCCCGCCCCCGGAGGCCGCCGGAGCCTTCGGCGAGGCCGCCGAAGACGAAGCCACCGAGGAAGCCGCCACCGCACCGGAATCCGACGACGAACGTTTGCAGCGGCTGACCGTGTTCGTGGCCCGGCAAGAACCACGGCTGAATTGGGCGGTCGGCGACTACGCGGACGGCACGACAATGCTGGTAACCGATCTCGCACACGGCTGGATACCGCCGGGTATCACGCTTCCGGAAGGTGTGCGGCTGCTGGGGCCCGAGCGGCGCACCGGCAAAGTCGCTGTGTTACTCGGCGACGCGATGCGCTCGGTGAGCTACTCGCCCGGAGATTCCCTGCGCTGGTCGGATAACCTCGACGCGCCGAAGGCCGCGACACAGCCGCGCGAGCTGTCGGCGGTTGACGATCTGGGCGCGGTGTTGACGGCAGCGACGCACTGTCGTGACGGATTGCCACCGATGGTGCACACCCTGGCCCGGGCTGCTGCCGCGGGAACCGGCGTCGCCGAGGCGGAAATCGATCTGCTACGAGTCCATCTCGATACCGCGCGATACCAGATCTTGGACCAGTATCCCGATGTCGACCCCGCGCTGCTGCTCAACTGCATGTTGTTGGCCACTACCGAGGGCCTCGTCGCCGAGGAACGGGTATCGGCGAACTATCACCTCGCGTGGTTTCGGAAACTCACTGCGCCCCAACAGCACGGCGCATTCGTATGA
- a CDS encoding ESX-1 secretion-associated protein, which yields MADQIHVVPAHLREAADHHQQTADYLRTVPSSHAAIQESLDSLGPIFGELRDAGRQLLELRRQCYEQQADDHADLANHLTMSAAVWEQHERDAAENLGRIVDGGR from the coding sequence ATGGCAGATCAAATCCATGTGGTGCCGGCGCATTTGCGTGAGGCCGCTGATCATCACCAGCAGACCGCCGACTACTTGCGAACCGTCCCGTCCTCGCACGCCGCGATCCAAGAGAGCCTGGACTCACTCGGGCCGATCTTCGGCGAGCTGCGCGACGCCGGACGGCAACTGCTCGAATTGAGGCGACAGTGCTACGAGCAACAAGCCGATGACCACGCCGACTTGGCGAATCACCTGACGATGTCGGCGGCGGTGTGGGAGCAGCACGAGCGAGACGCGGCAGAAAACCTCGGCCGCATCGTTGACGGTGGCCGATGA